In Lineus longissimus chromosome 7, tnLinLong1.2, whole genome shotgun sequence, a genomic segment contains:
- the LOC135491622 gene encoding uncharacterized protein LOC135491622 — MSGDKHVKVIFNGEDKRRIKLPRPDIVDVKGVICSRFGVQSDVSIVAIVPEGARQEEYVISSSDDLQDLWEDFTELHITDKRTDSGEITLTEGLPVIFNNDREDVKRITFTCNDIEDIKKVICERFFAEKVSLLAIIKGDNDKYSISTNDDVKEMWKSIVELHVTGKKKRMDIDMTVAINRERHSIDVVPNPRAAVVLKARQELGIIDDLVQIDRNFGRMGAIANISYFAAVATGNQDLQLETKNLGFSAIEICHAAENTVQSYVITCGTVNETFHTAIIYLLENDYDRALRMISSLEGAAQECSDKTETLIAKIDKVSQSKILSDETRRKIMEEREKAEVFEKEQEKKRLELEHVQSEIRELTKPGAVKPYLHVLVSNLFGAANVVVGAVTSSGDGNNHNLPLEMAIITTFHWRWQ, encoded by the exons ATGAGTGGAGACAAGCATGTGAAAGTTATCTTCAACGGTGAAGACAAGAGGCGAATCAAGTTACCTCGCCCAGATATTGTTGATGTCAAGGGAGTAATATGCAGCCGATTTGGTGTCCAGTCTGACGTATCGATTGTTGCCATTGTACCTGAAGGGGCTCGCCAGGAAGAGTACGTGATCTCATCTAGCGATGACCTTCAGGATCTATGGGAGGATTTCACAGAACTCCACATCACTGACAAACGGACTGATTCGGGTGAAATAAC GTTGACCGAAGGCTTGCCGGTGATATTCAACAACGACCGTGAAGACGTGAAACGTATCACGTTCACTTGCAATGACATTGAGGACATCAAGAAGGTCATCTGCGAGCGGTTCTTTGCCGAGAAGGTTTCTTTGCTTGCCATCATCAAGGGAGACAACGACAAGTATTCTATTTCAACCAACGACGACGTCAAGGAAATGTGGAAGAGCATCGTTGAATTGCATGTCACTGGCAAAAAGAAAAG AATGGACATCGATATGACTGTGGCGATCAATAGGGAACGGCATTCCATTGATGTAGTTCCTAACCCACGTGCTGCTGTCGTCCTAAAGGCGCGGCAAGAGTTGGGAATCATCGACGACTTGGTGCAGATTGACAGGAACTTCGGGAGAATGGGTGCCATCGCTAACATCTCCTACTTTGCTGCCGTTGCCACTGGGAATCAGGATTTGCAGTTGGAGACAAAAAATCTTGGATTCAGCGCCATCGAAATTTGCCATGCCGCCGAAAATACGGTTCAGAGTTATGTCATTACTTGTGGGACTGTGAATGAGACGTTCCACACCGCTATCATTTACCTGTTGGAGAACGACTACGACAGAGCACTCAGAATGATTTCTTCTTTGGAAGGTGCGGCTCAAGAATGTTCAGACAAGACAGAGACGCTGATTGCCAAGATCGATAAAGTCTCTCAGAGCAAGATCCTCTCCGATGAAACGAGACGaaagataatggaagaaagaGAAAAGGCCGAGGTGTTCGAGAAAGAACAGGAGAAGAAACGATTAGAGTTAGAGCACGTTCAGTCAGAGATCAGGGAATTGACTAAACCAGGAGCAGTCAAGCCATATCTGCATGTGTTAGTGTCAAACCTCTTTGGTGCTGCGAATGTTGTTGTTGGAGCTGTGACAAGTTctggagatggcaataatcacaaccttccactggagatggcaataatcacaaccttccactggagatggcaataa
- the LOC135490750 gene encoding uncharacterized protein LOC135490750 isoform X1 — MSGANICDTEEYKSAAGIFKKCSVECINLILGGDKDSLQNLNCKKFCGGCYAYYSTKADTETTALPDFTSPSTAVTNPTTAIDATTAPCPPCYETTLTVLVVLIPLIIIVVIVASCIFKPVQNFWRKLLDIKQPHPNTQIPLKEKKDDGEEASPLMGRGQEREQDRDVPEEQGAQQSQSEASERGVPDSGRPQQNPEDPSAEVHADTPGEADPKPGNIDVPGPPTPSTDSQPSTTPHNRTLEREVHKSGEETEIKAPHGDGGICEGGAVPQETGRNLGAGPCEEAGASYRKDCTDSFIAQTQT, encoded by the exons ATGTCCGGAGCAAATATCTGTGATACTGAGGAATACAAGAGTGCCGctggaatttttaaaaaatgcagCGTTGAATGTATCAATCTCATTCTCGGCGGTGACAAAGACAGCCTTCAGAATTTAAACTGCAAGAAATTTTGTGGAG GTTGTTACGCATACTACTCCACCAAGGCGGACACTGAAACAACTGCTTTACCTGATTTTACATCCCCATCTACAGCAGTAACCAACCCAACTACAGCAATCGACGCAACTACTGCACCATGTCCTCCATGTTATGAAACCACACTTACAGTGCTGGTAGTTCTGATTCCTCTAATTATTATTGTGGTCATTGTAGCAAGCTGTATATTCAAGCCCGTTCAGAACTTTTGGAGGAAATTGTTAG ATATTAAACAACCACACCCAAATACACAAATacctttaaaagaaaaaaaagatgatGGAGAAGAAGCCAGTCCTCTTATGGGTCGCGGTCAAGAACGAGAACAGGACCGTGATGTGCCTGAAGAGCAGGGCGCACAACAGAGTCAGAGTGAAGCCTCGGAGAGAGGAGTGCCCGATTCCG GTCGCCCACAACAAAACCCTGAAGATCCATCAGCCGAAGTTCATGCAGACACACCCGGTGAAGCGGACCCAAAACCGGGTAATATAGATGTGCCAGGGCCACCCACACCATCAACTGATTCCCAACCATCAACTACTCCACATAATAGAACCTTGGAGAGAGAAGTGCACAAATCTGGTGAGGAGACTGAAATCAAGGCTCCACACGGTGATGGTGGTATCTGTGAGGGCGGAGCAGTTCCACAAGAAACCGGCAGAAATTTGGGTGCTGGACCTTGCGAAGAAGCAGGTGCTTCCTATAGGAAAGACTGCACAGATAGTTTTATCGCTCAAACACAGACATGA